One genomic window of Halococcus sediminicola includes the following:
- a CDS encoding DUF7312 domain-containing protein: MADEWKYAVEDFEDDGDDASEGRATDVFGEGGPGDLEPGSPSFENTLFVLVGVAIALFVLLGV; encoded by the coding sequence ATGGCGGACGAATGGAAGTACGCCGTCGAGGACTTCGAAGACGACGGTGACGACGCAAGCGAGGGGCGTGCGACGGACGTCTTCGGCGAGGGTGGTCCGGGCGACCTCGAACCCGGATCGCCCTCGTTCGAGAACACGCTGTTCGTGCTGGTCGGCGTCGCCATCGCACTGTTCGTCCTCCTCGGCGTCTGA